The genomic region TTGTGTCGGAGTTTACAACCTGAGTGTCCACAAGGCCTACTTGCCCATGCAGGTGAAACGGGCAGGACAGGTCCTTACCGGTGTGTTCGTCGGTACGAAAATGACTTATGAGACGATTCTCAACCTAAGGTCGATCTTGCTTCCCGTGGTCATGCTGTTGACCGGATTCCTTGTCTTCCATACGCTCTTGGCTTTGCTGGCTTCCCGTGTATTCCGAATGGATTTAGGGACTATGCTTTTTTCCTGCATTCCTGCCGGAGCCAGTGATGTAGCCTTGATTGCAGGAGACTTGGGTTGTGACGATCCCGGTATTACCCTGTTCCAGCTATCACGTTTGATCTCCTGCATTCTTCTTTTCCCTGTGGTGCTTCTTCGCTTTGCGTCTCTGTTTTCCTAGAAACGGCTTTGATGATATTTTCTTCTGGGTCAGCATTGAAAAAGGTTTACTTCCAGAGTGTTCGTGTTAGAATGGCATGCATATGAAAGAAGGCCTATCTCCGATTGAATGGAACGTGATGGCTGCCAGGTGGTATGCACTGGCATATCTACTGCAGGTGAAGGTCCCATATGGATGTTCCTTTCTGATGATGGCAGGATTACATGCTTTGTAGGATATAACAGATGACGAAGATATTCTTTATTGTACCATATGAGGAACTTGAGGTGCTATTCCGTGAGGAAGCCTCCGTATACAATGTATCGAACATTGTGTGTGAATTCAAACATATCTATGGAAGTGACTATACAAAGCTTTCTTCCATAGATGCCGACATCATCGTGGCTCGTGGAATTACTGCCCGAGCTGTGGAGGCTTGCCATCCTGATGCCAATGTAATACCCATACCGATGGGTACGAATGACTTGCTGGAGGCATTGTACAAAAGCCGGGAACATTCGGCCAAGTGCATTGGTCTCCTTGCAGAAAGCAGAGAAGTATGCGATGCTGCCCATGTTTCACGGATGATAGGCAAAAAGGTAATCATGTACATTGCCAATGATCAGGAAGAAGTCAGGGCAGGAATCGACCTGTTGCGTTTTAAGGGTTGCTCTCTGTTCGTCGGAGGATTGACCATGGCACGCATCTGTGAAGAGAAGGGCTATGACTATATTTCCATCCAGACAGGACGACATGCGGTCAAACGTGTGGTAAGGGATGCCATAGCTTCTGCCCGTTCCTTGGAGAAGGCAAAGGTCAGGACCAATCTGCTGGTTTCTTTGCTCAACAAGGGAGATGATGCGATCGTGGCAATCGATAGCAAGGGTATGGTCATGGAAAGCAACCTGCTTGCTGACAATCTGTTTGGGAAAAAACTGACGGGAACTATTCTTGAGAAAGTATATTGCAATCAGGCTGTCAATCTGGCAATGGAGCTCGGTACAGAGAATGAGTTCATTGACGATATCGGCAAGGATCCGATGTTCATCACTTGCCAGCCCATCGGTAAGGATCCTATAGGATATAAGGTCCTGTTGATTTTCCATAGGATCGAAGCGATACGGAATGAAGAGAGCAAGATTCGCCGTGAATTGAGTAAGAAGGGACTCATTGCTCATTATACCTTTGGGAACATCATCACGGACAATGCACAGATGAAATTGCTGATTCTCAAGGCCAAGAGATATGCGTCGGTCGAAGGGTCAATCCTGCTTGTCGGCGAAACTGGAACAGGTAAGGAAATGTTCGCCCAGAGTATCCACAATGCTTCATCAAGACGTAACGGCCCGTTCGTTGCTCTCAACTGTGCTGCTTTGTCAGAACAGTTGTTGGAAAGTGAACTGTTCGGATATGCTCCAGGAGCCTTTACCGGTGCACGGAAAGAAGGCAAGGTCGGTTTGTTCGAACTGGCACATACGGGTACGATTTTCCTTGATGAGATAGGAGAGATGCCGATACAGTTACAGGCCAAGCTGCTGCGGGTACTGCAGGAACATGAGATAATGCGTGTAGGTGGGGATTCGGTGATTCCGGTTGATGTCCGGGTCATCAGTGCGACGAATGTCGATATCAGTGAGCGGATCAAACACAATACGTTCAGACTTGATCTGTTCTATCGGCTGGGGCTGTTCATACTAAGTCTTCCTCCCTTACGGTCAAGGGAATCTGATATACCCTTGCTGTTTACATATTTTCTCAGGCAGTATTGCATTGCGGCCAAGCGTGAAGTCCCCCGGCTTACAACTTCTGCCTGTCGATTGCTAGAGGAGTATGCATGGCCCGGCAACATTAGGGAGCTGAAGAATGGAGCACAGCGGTTGGCTGTGTTGAATCGTTCCTCGATTGTCGATGAAACTGCTGTCCGTGACTTGGATATCAATACATCGATGTTCCAGAAGCAGGCCGTCGAACAGAAATCCACTCGGAAAATGAGTGCATGTGAGATTGCCATGCTATACAAGGAAAGCGGCTTGAGCAAGGAAGAATTTGCTGAGGAATTCGACATGAGTAGGACAACGCTATGGCGGAAACTGTCTGAAGCAAAGAAATAATTCAGCATAGGACACGTTTTTGGCATGCTGCGTCAGAAGTCATTTACTTCTGTATGCCGATGGGTCGTATGACCTTTCCTTATCTTTCTGTGTGGCTATGTTTTATCTGACTGTTCAGAACGTGTTTCATAGGTATTGAATGAAACATTCCATTGGTCCCAAGAGAAAAGTTGACAAATATGTCTAAGTAAATTTTTATATTTAATTTATTCTTGTATTTGTAAATAATCAAATATTTTCAATGATTTTCAAGAGAAGGCCAACATGCGTATGTGCAGTTGGCATGTGTCTTGCTGTAGTACTCCTTGAAAACAAAAGGGAGGAGTGTCTATGGAAGTATCCGGACCAATCCTAAGGATTTGACTGGGAAATACAACCGAAGTCAAACCGGAAGTAATTGTAAAATTATCGAATAGCAGCCTTCTTGTGAAGTATTGTCGTCCGTTGGCTACCGACGATTACAGGAGCCTTGACAGGATCCCGATGCTTACTGGAAAAACTTGCCTTATATATGGCGTCTAAGCTTTTATGTTTGGATATATAGTAGGATTCTGCTTTGTACCGTTGCACAGGATGGTTTTCAGACAATATGGCTGCAGATTTTAAGTGAAGAACAGATTGACGGAAAAGGATGCAAAATATGAGTAAGCTCGGCAGATTAAAGACGAAGATCATCATTCCGATTGTTGCTTTTGTCTTCGGTGCTGTTTTTTCTTTTCTTGGGATAACCAAGTATGGCTTTTACCATGCAACAAAGGGGCCATTGCCCGGCTTTTTCCCGTCGATTGTCGGCATTTGCCTCATGATTGTCAGCGTGATGACATTGTTGCAGGTCAGATCGGATGATGATCAACACAGCAGGAAGGAAAACTGGTATCCGGTTCTTGGTACCTTAGCCATCTTGCTAGGATGCTTGGTTTTTGGCATGTATCTGTCACTTGGGATATTCCTGTTCTGGTGGGTACGTATCTATGAAAGGGCCAGCTGGAAGGCCACCATAATATGTTTCGTCATCATGGGAAGTATTGTGATCGGGGTCTTTGGCTGTTGGCTCAACATAGCTTTTCCCAAAGGTCTGCTGTTTAGCTGGATGTAAAGGGGGTAGGTGAATGCATAATCTCATGTTGCTGGGCAATGGTCTGCTCAATGTCCTGTCGATACAGAATCTATTGGTTACCGGCCTAGGGGCAATCCTTGGCTTGATGGTCGGAGCCATGCCTGGGATAGGTTCCTTGGCAGGTGTCGCATTGTTGCTTCCGCTTACCTATAAGTTCAATCCGACGACGGCAATCATCATGCTGGGGGCACTATATTATTCGAATATGTACGGAGGTTCATTCAGTGCCATTCTGTTGAATATTCCCGGGGACAGTCCTGCAGTTATGACGACATTGGACGGCTACCCTATGGCTACAGTAAAGAAACGACCTGGGCAAGCCTTGTATACATCCAATCTATCCTCATTCATCGGTGGATTCATCGGTATTGGAATTCTCATATTCATGGGACCTGCATTGGCCGAGTTCGGATTGAAGTTTGGTCCTGTTGAAATGACAGCCCTGCTCTTGGTCGCTATGACCAGCATCGGATGGTTGGTGGGTGACAACCCTACGAAAGGTATTGTCCTTACACTTGCCGGAATATTGGTTGCGACTGTAGGCATGGATACGCTGACGGGGTCACCGAGATATGATTTTGGCAACGTGTTCCTGCTGGGTGGTATACCTTTTATCCCGTTTGTTATCGGTACTGTCGGTTTTGCCCAGGTCATGAAGTTGATTGATGAAAAGGATGTCGGTACAAAAACCATGGTCGAGGGAAAGATGTCCCTGAAGGGTTCCCTGCTGTCTCTACATGAGCTGCGCAGGCTGTTGCCTCCTGCCATCAGAAGCGGTTTCATGGGAACGTTCGTAGGAGTGTTACCCGGAGCCGGAGCTACGACGGGTTCATTCCTTGGCTATGCCATGCAGAAGGGTTTCAAGAGCGAAGAACCTTTGGGGACCGGTGCCATCGAAGGCATTGCTGCATGCGAAGCTGCGAACAATGCCGCAGCTGCCGGTTCTTTTGCACCTTTGCTTGCCCTTGGAATCCCTGGCTCGGGTACAGGAGCTGTTCTTCTCGGTGGCTTGATGATGTGGGGGTTGAATCCCGGGCCTCTTCTGTTTTCCTCCCAACCCGAATTCTGTTGGAGTCTGATTGCTTCCTTGGTGTTGGCAAATCTGCTGACGCTGGCTATTGCCTTGGGAATCATTCCATGGATAACCCGGATTCTATCAGTTCCGATCAAGTTGATGGTTCCCTGTATCACGATCGTCTGTATCGTAGGTTCCTACAGCAGTACCAATTCTCTGTACGGTGTCATCGTCATGTTGATATCCGGAGTCATCGGTTATCTCTGTGAGAAGAACGGGTATACTACGGCCCCTATGCTGCTTTCATTTGTACTTGCGCCTCTGCTGGAATCAAACATGAGGAAATCCTTCATCATAAGTCACGGAAGCATCTCTATATTCTTTACAGAACCGATTGCTTGCTGTTTTATGGTTGTCTTGTTTGCAATCATTGCTACCCCAATCATCAGAGGGATACTATCAAGGGAAAAACGATAACCTGAAAATTGAGGTTATCTTATTTACATAAAAGGAGTTGATTATGTATAAAAAAATCTTGACAGTCGTTGCTGTCGCCTTATTGGCTTTTCCTGTCTTTGCAAACGGAGATAGTGAACAGAAAGCTGGAGGTACCTTTGTCCCGACGCAGAACATCGAGTGGTACTGTACTTCGTCACCTGGAGGCGGAAGTGACATCTTTACCAGGACCCTTCAGGATATCATGACATCTGAAAAGCTAGTGAACGGCCAGAATATCATTATCCAGTATAAGACCGATGGGGCAGGAGAAGTCGGCAGGGCATTGGTCTCGACAGTAAAGGGTGTCAAGGCCGACCACACCTTGCTGACATTCAACAGCGGAGATCTGATGCCGATGGATAAAAATACTGACCGCCGATTCTCTGATTTCCAGCCTATTGCCCATATGGCAGTCGACAACCATTTGATTTTTGTTACTCCTGATTCCCGGTTCAAGGACTTCAAGGAAGTCCTTGAAGCTCTGCAGAAGGGAGAAGATGTCGTGATGGCTGGTTCCAAGGGAGATGACATTGCCTGTCACGCTGCTTTGGTCAAGGAACTGGGTGTTTCTGCCGATCAGTTTGCTTTCATTGTGAATGATTCTTCAGGTACTGCCATTACCTCAATCCTAGGGAACCATGTGGATCTTCTTATCTGCAAACCTGCAGCTGCTTCCCAATATGTAGAAGCAGGACGTTTGATACCGATACTTGCACTTGCTTCGAAACGGTTCCCTGGCAATCTGCAATCTGCACCGGTCCTTTCAGAGTTGGGATATCATGATGTTGAGGTGCCGAACTGGAGATCCGTCGTCGGTTCGAAGAACATGAGCCCTGAAGCAGTTGCCTATTGGAGTGACGTGTTCAAGAAAGTATCCCAGTCCTCTGCTTGGCAGGAGGGATATATCAACAAACAGAAACTGGTTGCCGATTATATGGACTGTGTAACTTTCAAAGCATATGGAAGCAAGTTTGAAGCAGATTATCTGACTTCAATCGGGAAATGAATCATGGGTTCATCAATGATTTTGATATCAACTGCAGTACCTATACTGCAGGTCGATGTCAGTAAGGAGCGATCGATATGAAAAGTATCGGACTTATCTATACGGTACGGCCAGTCCTGGACAGTTTTGTTCCACAATTGTCCAGGTTGGTCAAAGGACAGGTTACCTATCACAACCTGCTTGACGATTTCCTGGCTTCTGATCCTGGTCTGCGAGGATGTTTCAGCATAGACAACAAACTTCGTCTGTTCAACGATATCAGGAATATGGAAATGACAGGAGCTGGACTGATTGTAGTCACTTGCTCTACCTTGACTCCGGCCGTGGAAGAAATACGGCCATTCATAAAAGTGCCTGTAATAGCCATCGATGATGCAATGTGTGAGTTGGCAGTGAAATCGGGCAGCCGAATCAGAGTCATCGCTACGGCCCGTAGTACGGTTGGACCCACTGAACAACATCTGCGTGCGACTGCTGTTCGATATGGTCTTCCCTTACCAGAAATCATGTCTTCTGATGATTCCGAAGCCTATGAGGCGATGAAACGTGGCGACATGGAACTTCATGACAAACATGTATTGCAGACAATTGCCGATACATCTGGGTATGATGTCATTGTCCTTGCCCAGGCATCCATGGCACATCTGGCCGATCAAGGTACCAGATTGTCTGGGATTCCTGTCCTTGGTTCGGTCCCGTCGTGTCAAGCGACTATTGCCGCTATGCTCAATAAGGAGAATGATTGAAATGAAGGTTCCTATCCGTTCATACTGCAGGCTCGGTATTGTCCATTCCATGGCTTATCCTGAAGCTGCCCAAGCTTCTTCATCGTTCATCCAGACTTTGCATCATCTCATGGAGGATCCTTGGTTTGACATCATTGAGCTGGGACAGCTGCCGTTTCCTGAACAAGAAGCTGTTGTGGTGGAGAGCTGTGCCCAGGCCCATGTCGGCTGTACATACAGCGCACATGGAAGACTGTTCAGGACAGGGCTGAACATCAATTCCCTTGATGAAGCAGAACGACTTCAGGCAATCCGGGAACTTGAAGCCGGAGTGGATGAGGCTTATCGTCTCGGAGCTTTGGACTTTCAGTTTCTGTCACGGGGATGGTCTTCCGATGCTATTGATGAGCATTTGGCTGCCTTGGTTGATTCCACAGTTACGATTTGCAGATATGTAGCGGAAAAGGGTCAGATGCCTGTAGTATTGGAGATATTCGACAACGATATTGATAAATGTTCTCTCATCGGACCTGCTCCGTTAGCCGCGCGATACGCTCAGGCCGTATGCCGGGAAGTGGACAACTTCGGGCTTATGGTTGACTGCAGCCATATACCTATGCTGCGGGAGACGTTGGATGAGGCTATCGATCCTATACGAAAATATATCCGGCATGCTCATATGGGCAATACGTTGATTTCTGATCCATCGAATCCTTGTTATGGTGACCTTCATCCCCGCTTTGGATATCCTGGCAGTGAAAATAATACGGAATATCTTGCGGCCTATCTGTCAAAGCTTCTGGAGATAGGATATCTCAATCCTGTTTCGCGTCCTATTTTGAGTTTTGAAGTGAAGCCACGTCCCGATGAAAATCCGGAACTTGTCATCGCCGGTTGCAAGAGGATCCTGGATGAAGCTTGGCTGATGGTATAGTGCAGACTTGCCTGATGTTTTTCCAAGATAGTGAAGATGCAAACTAATCCTATTGTTGGTTCAGTCTGAAATCATTCTTATGCTTCTTTTTGAACATTGGCTGAACGTCATGTGATTTGCATAAAGGTATGAAGGGAATACCTTGTGAATCTGTTTATTTGAATGATGGCTGTTGTTTCATGAAACAATATTTGTAACATTGATAAAGGTATGATATTTTTCATTGATTTGAATTTTAGTAGAATATGATAAGTAAGTTATGTTGGTTACAGTAAATAGTATATATATCAGAGGTTTTTGCAAAACTCACGGATGCCTGAATAAATATTCACGGATGATGCATATCCATGCAGAAGCCATGCCTGACAGCTGCAGGGGATGGAAACCGGCCGCATCATGTAGCCTTTATGGCCTGTCGCAGGCCTGCGCGCACACGCAGGACGGACGCCCTCCCGGGTGCCTGCCTCTGTCATCATTTCCGTTCCTTCCTGCTATGCGCTCTTCCCTGCTGCCTGCCGTGCTTCCAGCACCTTGCCCATCCGCTTGACGGTCAGCATCAGCACCGCAAGCCGCAGGTCGAAATGTGCCCTCGGCCCCCGGCCGTACAGCACCTTCGGCAGGAAGCACTCCTTCAGCTCGCTGTTGGTACGCTCCACCGTGGTCCGTGCCCCGTACCTGGCGCGTTCGGCAGGGTCCATCTCCTCCTTGGCCCCGTTGCGGTCGGCCTTGAAGTCGATGAGCGGCACCCTGCCCATGGCAAGCACCCTGTCCCTGATTGCCCCGCTGCTGTAGCCGCCGTCCATGAGGGCATACAGCCAGGTGCACCGCCCTGCGGCGATGCGCAGCAGGGGGATTGCCGGCTGCGTGTCATGCACGCACGCCCCCGTCACCGCACTGGCCACCGGGATGCCGCTGTCGTCCACTGCCAGGTGTACCTTGTAGCCCACGCGCCACTGCATGTGCCCCCTGCTGTTCCGCTTCCCGGTGACCGTACACCGCTGTTCCAGCGTGGCCAGGTAGGCATGGGGGTCCCCGCTGTCGCGCAGCTGCACCAGGCGTGCCTCCTGCCCCTTCCTTTCCTGCACCGCCTTCTCCTCTGCGCTGCCGGCCTTCG from Spirochaetia bacterium harbors:
- a CDS encoding sigma 54-interacting transcriptional regulator, translated to MTKIFFIVPYEELEVLFREEASVYNVSNIVCEFKHIYGSDYTKLSSIDADIIVARGITARAVEACHPDANVIPIPMGTNDLLEALYKSREHSAKCIGLLAESREVCDAAHVSRMIGKKVIMYIANDQEEVRAGIDLLRFKGCSLFVGGLTMARICEEKGYDYISIQTGRHAVKRVVRDAIASARSLEKAKVRTNLLVSLLNKGDDAIVAIDSKGMVMESNLLADNLFGKKLTGTILEKVYCNQAVNLAMELGTENEFIDDIGKDPMFITCQPIGKDPIGYKVLLIFHRIEAIRNEESKIRRELSKKGLIAHYTFGNIITDNAQMKLLILKAKRYASVEGSILLVGETGTGKEMFAQSIHNASSRRNGPFVALNCAALSEQLLESELFGYAPGAFTGARKEGKVGLFELAHTGTIFLDEIGEMPIQLQAKLLRVLQEHEIMRVGGDSVIPVDVRVISATNVDISERIKHNTFRLDLFYRLGLFILSLPPLRSRESDIPLLFTYFLRQYCIAAKREVPRLTTSACRLLEEYAWPGNIRELKNGAQRLAVLNRSSIVDETAVRDLDINTSMFQKQAVEQKSTRKMSACEIAMLYKESGLSKEEFAEEFDMSRTTLWRKLSEAKK
- a CDS encoding tripartite tricarboxylate transporter TctB family protein — encoded protein: MSKLGRLKTKIIIPIVAFVFGAVFSFLGITKYGFYHATKGPLPGFFPSIVGICLMIVSVMTLLQVRSDDDQHSRKENWYPVLGTLAILLGCLVFGMYLSLGIFLFWWVRIYERASWKATIICFVIMGSIVIGVFGCWLNIAFPKGLLFSWM
- a CDS encoding tripartite tricarboxylate transporter permease, whose amino-acid sequence is MHNLMLLGNGLLNVLSIQNLLVTGLGAILGLMVGAMPGIGSLAGVALLLPLTYKFNPTTAIIMLGALYYSNMYGGSFSAILLNIPGDSPAVMTTLDGYPMATVKKRPGQALYTSNLSSFIGGFIGIGILIFMGPALAEFGLKFGPVEMTALLLVAMTSIGWLVGDNPTKGIVLTLAGILVATVGMDTLTGSPRYDFGNVFLLGGIPFIPFVIGTVGFAQVMKLIDEKDVGTKTMVEGKMSLKGSLLSLHELRRLLPPAIRSGFMGTFVGVLPGAGATTGSFLGYAMQKGFKSEEPLGTGAIEGIAACEAANNAAAAGSFAPLLALGIPGSGTGAVLLGGLMMWGLNPGPLLFSSQPEFCWSLIASLVLANLLTLAIALGIIPWITRILSVPIKLMVPCITIVCIVGSYSSTNSLYGVIVMLISGVIGYLCEKNGYTTAPMLLSFVLAPLLESNMRKSFIISHGSISIFFTEPIACCFMVVLFAIIATPIIRGILSREKR
- a CDS encoding tripartite tricarboxylate transporter substrate binding protein — protein: MYKKILTVVAVALLAFPVFANGDSEQKAGGTFVPTQNIEWYCTSSPGGGSDIFTRTLQDIMTSEKLVNGQNIIIQYKTDGAGEVGRALVSTVKGVKADHTLLTFNSGDLMPMDKNTDRRFSDFQPIAHMAVDNHLIFVTPDSRFKDFKEVLEALQKGEDVVMAGSKGDDIACHAALVKELGVSADQFAFIVNDSSGTAITSILGNHVDLLICKPAAASQYVEAGRLIPILALASKRFPGNLQSAPVLSELGYHDVEVPNWRSVVGSKNMSPEAVAYWSDVFKKVSQSSAWQEGYINKQKLVADYMDCVTFKAYGSKFEADYLTSIGK
- a CDS encoding aspartate/glutamate racemase family protein is translated as MKSIGLIYTVRPVLDSFVPQLSRLVKGQVTYHNLLDDFLASDPGLRGCFSIDNKLRLFNDIRNMEMTGAGLIVVTCSTLTPAVEEIRPFIKVPVIAIDDAMCELAVKSGSRIRVIATARSTVGPTEQHLRATAVRYGLPLPEIMSSDDSEAYEAMKRGDMELHDKHVLQTIADTSGYDVIVLAQASMAHLADQGTRLSGIPVLGSVPSCQATIAAMLNKEND
- a CDS encoding sugar phosphate isomerase/epimerase; amino-acid sequence: MIEMKVPIRSYCRLGIVHSMAYPEAAQASSSFIQTLHHLMEDPWFDIIELGQLPFPEQEAVVVESCAQAHVGCTYSAHGRLFRTGLNINSLDEAERLQAIRELEAGVDEAYRLGALDFQFLSRGWSSDAIDEHLAALVDSTVTICRYVAEKGQMPVVLEIFDNDIDKCSLIGPAPLAARYAQAVCREVDNFGLMVDCSHIPMLRETLDEAIDPIRKYIRHAHMGNTLISDPSNPCYGDLHPRFGYPGSENNTEYLAAYLSKLLEIGYLNPVSRPILSFEVKPRPDENPELVIAGCKRILDEAWLMV
- a CDS encoding transposase, with the translated sequence MDNTPNRLSLQPLLFDRQDLCGCFFLEPTPKEVEFLRYWQALVALVPTRLSRPAGGRTGRRGYSLMDILAVRAVLLFFRLDTVTAAVALLRSSPNLRTVTQLGRVPSPSSVSRRTARLLEEMDFRGIHDRLCRQFYAGRTVCHLSLDSTPVDAREKPAVRAKRQKGRRGRPKAGSAEEKAVQERKGQEARLVQLRDSGDPHAYLATLEQRCTVTGKRNSRGHMQWRVGYKVHLAVDDSGIPVASAVTGACVHDTQPAIPLLRIAAGRCTWLYALMDGGYSSGAIRDRVLAMGRVPLIDFKADRNGAKEEMDPAERARYGARTTVERTNSELKECFLPKVLYGRGPRAHFDLRLAVLMLTVKRMGKVLEARQAAGKSA